The Elgaria multicarinata webbii isolate HBS135686 ecotype San Diego chromosome 11, rElgMul1.1.pri, whole genome shotgun sequence genome segment ACAGGATATCGTTCCCATgtttgccaagaaaggtgtctgcttTGACTTCATAGGAAGATATCCAGCACTTAAATTTGAGAAGGACATTTTTGACACTGTGGAGTTGGCATTTGAACTGTTAGGGGTTGTTATTAGAAGTACTGCTAATGCAGTTATTGTAAATGGTGAAATTCATACCATGATATTTATGCGAATCTTGCTCCAGGATTTAGAAAGTGAAGGCTTGCCTAGGAAGACCGAAGGTAAAGTCTGGATTATGACAGCTCAGATGGATTTCATATCACTTCCCTTCCAAAGAAATTCAGGCATAGACTTCATTCATGGTTCCATATCATTTGCAATTCACTCGAAGGAGATATTCGGATTTCAAAAATTTCTTCATGTGAGGAATCCTAACATTGAAAGTGAAGATGGATTCATCAGAGTTTTCTGGGAAATAGCCTTTGAGTGTTCCTTCCCCAACTCTGAGGTGGATGTGATGGCTAGGAACATCTGTACTGGGGAGGAAAAGCTAGAGTCTCTTCCAGCCTCTGTGTTTGAAATGaccatgactggccacagctacagtgtctacaatgctgtctacgccgtggctcatgctttgcatgctgtaCTTTCCTCCAAATGCAAACACCGAGCTTTGGCAAATGGAAAGAGATGTGATCTTCAGAAGCAAATGTCATGGCAGGTAACGTTCTTAGCAAAAGAATGCAGCAGACACCACACATCTGAGAGCGAAATGAGAATCCAGAGTGTTTAGAATGATTTCCATGTACAAAGGCTGACTTGGACATTGTAGGCACTTTCTACATTTTCGAATTTATAGTTTGACAGTTcaggagttttatttattattttattttaatttattaattacatttctataccgcccaatagccgaagctctttgggaggttcacaaaaataattaaaaaaaaccatataaagtataaaactttagtataaaaccataataaaaaatgcaatataaaagctcaaccagataaaaagttGTGGGGAGGAATCTGCTCTGAAAATTTAATGAGTGGGAAATGAGCTTCCTTCAAAGTAGCTCATTTGCATTGTTTCACCTGAGAACCACTAATGGAGTATCCATTTAGTAACCTCTCTGCTTGTTGTCTTGAATTTACCAAAAATTCTACTTCAACACTTTTAATATTGAGTCATGGCACCATCCACAAATCTTGATCCTTTGGATTTTTACTGTGTTTCTGAATATTTCAAATGCAGCTGAAATTGACTAGTTTTAAGTAATCAGTAATTTGCTCTCAATATTCGCAGGACTATTTGATATACTTTATATATAAATGATGCATTAAAGTAAAGTAATatgagcaaaaaaaaacccatgtatGTGTTGTATTGTTTATCagtcatttggggaaatatgtttGTACTCTGGATAATACCTCAGACACTAGAATTTCTTTCAGATCCATCTTTCTCTTTGTGATTGGAAACATTTCCAGAATAGATATTCTGCCCACTATTCCAAGCAGGGAAAAGTAAAGTGCTCTGTTATATCACTGCTACatttatactactactactactactacatcttGTCCcttcattttgtatttattttgtatgcTAATAGCCtaaggcctaagcattaataaattactacaaatttactagggctgtgcacagacccaccgatccactttggatcccgatccacaacttccagattgggcgcGCTCCGCTCCGTGTCAACCTGCCAGTTGTCTGCTCTGCATtgctccggagctccggatccaaatcggagctccattctcccccccctccatagaattgcattgaaatccaaacacctataacttttttctgtcaatgttagaaacctcaaaattggcaccatgcgAGCTTATCCATGCATCCACcttcatgccaagttggaagtcaatccgagcctcccctgatttttggggattttttgaaaaaaaaccaccccattttcagaaatgcgatttactctgacatctgtacagctacaaacttggaagtgggcaccctcactgATGCCATCtggatccacattcatggcaagcttcaagcaaatcccatcatcccctgatttttggcaattttttccccttttaactcaaaccaattcaaatcccatgctagaacacTGTCACTTTTTATGTTAGAATCCTCAAAATTGgaaccatgagagcttatccatgtatccacattcatgcccagttggaaggaaatctgagcctccagtgattttgggggaatatatgaaaaatccccccaaaaaggACAATATGCCCATAAGAAAAACATACCtgccatagggatccattgcaaagcgcttgcccatagcaatcaatagcacagatgatttgggggaatcaagatttttttctaaataaggatcttcatctcaggtgaaacatttccaaaaatgaacacacacacacacaccaagaaatcttaaataGGGTGAGTGTGAAATGGAGCTGCTTTTTATCACAcagaaggataccctccctgagtcaaagcaagacacgcacaaaccatccctgcaaggtgggcacagacGAGGACAaacagcactgggagcaagcatgccagaggcttgtggggttgaaccacaaagcccatcatctagtacatctcccaggcaccaggagggcagagaggcaggcagagatgtatgactatgccatagatctatgggaaagtaagtcccagcagataccccaccacaacagcacccaggcggaggtgggaaggcaggcatgcagcagacatttctgggggcacaaggaagtgagccaaggattgtttcaaagccagtaatgcaaactgtccctgtgaggtgggaacagcacagagagatgtcttttcttttgcatcccataactaggaggctaggaggataagagtaaagctttgtgatcatTGCTTCacagttgattgactgcactgtgatcacagccattattaaacaacaacaacaataataatgttaataatagcagtactaatattaatattaatagtaataataataacaaccacaacaataaggagttgaaccacaatgaaagcctgactgacttcactgaagagggaaagccaggagagcttgggctatggggtgtataataaatgtaataaataaataaataaaaacaggaagggtggaattaaaagcagcagtgttgctgaatcacaacaacaacaagaatttttttttaaaggctatgtctgtcttttaccagtaagaggaaagtggacgtgcgcagggggagagggaattgtgccaatttcactggtcctgtctaggaacCAGTCTTTGATAAGCTACGTtacacttaatttttaaaaaaatatatagcaaggaAACCACAGCACGAAAACTGctaaaaataggcacaaatgaccccccacccatgactttCTAaatacattcagtttcaaggatgtagcttaaaaaacaaaaaaagtcatacgctaatcttttccgctatgcaatcctatgtggaaaatatcTAAAATGCCTGGTGGAACACTCTGCGTAAAAGTGAATTATTTATTTCtagtcgcttctcttcaccatgcttcgccagccacccgatccgcttctcctccgcctgtaacagaggcgaatcaggccgctctgctatcgcttcaaagaaccgaagagaagcagagcacagccctaaaaccTACTACTACATCTACACTGTACGGGACTTTTAAAGGAACCACTGGCCATAGATTTCCAGTATGAAATGTGGCCATTCCCTTGTACATTTGGATTTTGTTTCACTCTTCTGAAtttccattctttctttttttcttttttgaaatttAGCTCCACCATTTTCTGAGAACCATCTCGTTTAACAACAGTGCTGGGGAAATGGTTTCTTTTGATCAAAATGGGGAAATAATAGGTGGCTTTGATATTATCAACTGGGTCACATTCCCAAACCAATCGTTTCAGAAAGTCAAGGTTGGAAAGATAGACCCCAGGGCTCCCCAAGAAGAAGTGTTCACCATATCTGAGGATGTTATCATATGGAACAGCGGATATACCCAGGTTGGGCCGACTCCCATTCCTGGGAGTCATTTACAGATTCTTCCATTTTTCACACACTGTCATAGCTCTGTCTTTGTATTCTGACAGCTCAGTCCTTCATCACCAAATGTCTGCCATGCCTTCATGGTTAACCAATCATTGCCAAACAGTTCAGTAGTAAGGGTGGCTGAAAATGGCACTTGTGCCCGTGACCTCATGTGAGATTCCCATGACAATCCAAGAAGAATGTGAAGATCTAGGGATAGGTGAACTCAACCATTTCCGTGTCTCACACTTTTGagtcattttcttttaattgtttaaGTTTTCAAATTCGTGCAAAACTGCATTTATGTAAATGTCCTGTACAATTGGTTGGATTGGTGTTTCGGTCTCAGAAACATCACTGTGATTGGCAGCTTGTGCAGTAACAAATGTTGAATTCCTGGGTTTTTACAAGAGAGGGAGGGACAAGGAAGCAAGATTGCTAACTGAATGGTACCCAGTGAAATGGAAACTTCCAGTTCATAAAACATTATTGTCTTTTGTTTATGGATAGGTGCGGCCCCTTTCTCAGTGTAATGACAATTGCCAGCCAGGTTATAGCAAGACAATGATAGAAGGGAAGCCATTCTGCTGCTATGATTGTCTTCCATGTCCAGAGGGCAAGTTCTCAAAACATGTGGGTAAGCAATGCTGTGTGTATATTTGATCAAATCTAGTGATATAAGAGCTGCCTCTATTTCATCTTTATGAGATATAATAACTAACTGGAttggattgtttttttaaaaaatattttaacccaCTATAGtgtgtatatattttattattgattttggAATGAAATTGGACAATGCGTTTAATCTAAGGTGGCTCATTTACCATTTTAAGAGTGAACACTCAGATTGTTCATTTGCTATTGAAACATCTGAAACTAAAGTCTGTTGCTTCAGAATGGTTGGTTTCTTTTGAGATTGCTCCAGCTGAATTCACCCACTATCTGAAGACCCAAAGCAGCATATAGACCACATTTTGTCTTTTGTGCACAGCCATACTGAGCGTTATTGTAGCATCTTTCCCATAATTTAGCAATCCTGCATATTTTACATGGTTGCTTCCTACAAGACTTTACAAGGATTCTATTTTATAATTTGTATGTTTATCCAAGGAGAGAAGACTCATGCACTaatgggatttattttcttaTGGGCCccattcaggcaacatgctaaaccatgctgcttaaacacaaaatggttaatggaatgtgtAATGCATTCCGTTcaccattttgtggtgaagcagcatggtttagtgtgttgtctgaatggggccatggtGTGTTACATCTCATTTCCTTTGGAATCAATCACAGTATAACTTACTAGAAATGTAGTGGCTTTAAAAGCAGGGAAGCTTCTGTTTAGATTTCAAAGTagcaattttttgtgaaccgcccagagagctccggctattgggcggtatagaaacgtaataaataaataaaaataaattaatatacaGAAGACTACAATGTCAAAACCCCTATTTTCACTTTCAGACATGGATGACTGTTCTCAATGTCCAGAAGATCATTATCCAAATTCTGAGCAGGACTTATGCCTTCCTAAAACCATAACCTTCCTTTCTTATGAAGAGCCTTTGGGGACCACTTTGGCCATTTTggctctttgctttgctttcgtCACAGTTTCGGTATTGTATACTTTCATTAAGTACCAGGACACCCCcttagtcaaagccaacaaccggaatCTCACCTACACCCTCCTTGTCTCTCTCATGCTCTCCTTCCTTTGTGCTTTGCTATTTATTGGTGATCCTAATGAGTTGACTTGTTGTcttcgacaaactgcttttggtGTCATCTTCACCTTGGCTGTTTCTTGCATCTTGGCCAAGACTACCATTGTGGTCttagctttcatggccaccatgcCGGGGTCTATAATGAGGAAATGGGCTGGGAATAAGCTGTCATCCTCCATTGTTATAATCTGCTCTCTCATTCAAGCCACTCTTTGTACTGTGTGGTTAGCAACCTCTACTCCATTTCCAGAACTTGATATGAACTCAATGAGTAAAGAAATTGTATTGGGATGTAATGAAGGATCTGTCAGCATGTTCTATTATGTCTTGGGCTTCCTGGGCTTCCTGGCCGTTGTCAGCTTCACTTTGGCTTTCCTAACCAGGAAGTTGcctgacagttttaatgaagccaagttcatcaccttcagtatgttggtcttctgcagtgtttggctttcctttgttccaacctacctgagcacaagagggaaatacatggtggctgtggagatcttctccatcttggcctccagtgctgggttatTGTTATGTatcttttcccccaaatgctATATCATTGTGCTGAGGCCTGAGTTAAACAGCAGAGATCAGCTacgaagaaggaagaagaaaaagctttAAAATTCTGTGGTACTTGTCTAGCCAACATCAACCATTCTTAAGAAATAATTGTAAATAAGTTAATTACTTGGGGAATATGcgttattaatttcaatgggttttaTCAATTATATCTGTCTTCTTTTTTCGTCTtcattaaaacaaagcaaagcatgaAACTACATTATTGTTTGTTATTGGTGTTCATTTCACTTCATAACTCCTACAATCTTTGTGATAAGATTTTCAGCTTTTACAGAATATTGTTTTCTGATGCATCAAAAcgtgtatgttttattttattaaatttttcagaatgcttttgatttatttttgttgCGTCTGGAAGAGTAATTGCTGTTGTGTTTCTTAGATTGTAGAGATTGCTCCAAAAGTCTGAAAAGTCGATGTTGCTCAGAGTTTTTGCAGTAGAAAGGAGATAGTTAAAAAAAGTGATGAATACCCACAGGGTGGAGATGTGCATCATTGGAGCTTTGTTCTATTTTTGGATAACTATTCCATTACtgtctatgggaattaacaaacatgtttacagctctgtcatttttaaagataaagagatgaagcttggcACTCTGAGAGATCTTAAGTAGCACTTTATCCTTGACAATTTTGAGgaagatcccttcatcccttgatttttaggaaaccCTTGAACAAAGAATGCATCCTTCCTATATGGGTAATCTAACAGAAGTAAGGGCAAATCCTTGAATTAATTGGGCTAGGGCCC includes the following:
- the LOC134405759 gene encoding vomeronasal type-2 receptor 26-like — encoded protein: MDWNKTGRVPCKSVGFLLSVSVLLAQVVCSSPSAKCSISDPLPILHKHYQSGDFIIGGIMSQIYIIFSNLIEFTKCPSKELFGDIVFMIQIYQHILALVFAVEEINENPQILPNITLGFNIYNSLFFEQWAYHASMELLSTRNKFIPNYKCDSQVNLVAVIGGTTCKVSLHMAAVLSTYKIPQLIYGSSPMMNTNIHDDFFHRMLPNNIHQYEGILELLLHFGWTWIGLISETDDDGDRLIQDIVPMFAKKGVCFDFIGRYPALKFEKDIFDTVELAFELLGVVIRSTANAVIVNGEIHTMIFMRILLQDLESEGLPRKTEGKVWIMTAQMDFISLPFQRNSGIDFIHGSISFAIHSKEIFGFQKFLHVRNPNIESEDGFIRVFWEIAFECSFPNSEVDVMARNICTGEEKLESLPASVFEMTMTGHSYSVYNAVYAVAHALHAVLSSKCKHRALANGKRCDLQKQMSWQLHHFLRTISFNNSAGEMVSFDQNGEIIGGFDIINWVTFPNQSFQKVKVGKIDPRAPQEEVFTISEDVIIWNSGYTQVRPLSQCNDNCQPGYSKTMIEGKPFCCYDCLPCPEGKFSKHVDMDDCSQCPEDHYPNSEQDLCLPKTITFLSYEEPLGTTLAILALCFAFVTVSVLYTFIKYQDTPLVKANNRNLTYTLLVSLMLSFLCALLFIGDPNELTCCLRQTAFGVIFTLAVSCILAKTTIVVLAFMATMPGSIMRKWAGNKLSSSIVIICSLIQATLCTVWLATSTPFPELDMNSMSKEIVLGCNEGSVSMFYYVLGFLGFLAVVSFTLAFLTRKLPDSFNEAKFITFSMLVFCSVWLSFVPTYLSTRGKYMVAVEIFSILASSAGLLLCIFSPKCYIIVLRPELNSRDQLRRRKKKKL